The Chelonoidis abingdonii isolate Lonesome George chromosome 9, CheloAbing_2.0, whole genome shotgun sequence genome has a segment encoding these proteins:
- the HAPSTR1 gene encoding HUWE1-associated protein modifying stress responses 1 isoform X2, with protein MEDKKEEGEAEIQEHGPEHWFSKWERQCLAEAEQEEALAPELQEEAAAAAQPEHKQQKLWHLFQNSATAVAQLYKDRVCQQPGLSLWVPFQNAATAVTNLYKESVDAHQRSFDVGIQIGYQRRNKDVLAWVKKRRRTIRREDLISFLCGKVPPPRNSRAPPRLTVVSPNRATSTETSSSVETDLQPFREAIALHVVLTLVQRLYWLSSAFEIQVNISQWTTSTSKMNFFGELHER; from the exons ATGGAGGACAAGAAGGAGGAGGGCGAGGCCGAGATCCAGGAGCATGGGCCCGAGCACTGGTTCAGCAAGTGGGAACGGCAATGCCTGGCCGAGGCCGAGCAGGAGGAGGCGCTGGCCccggagctgcaggaggaggcggCGGCCGCCGCGCAGCCCGAGCACAAACAGCAGAAGCTGTGGCACCTTTTCCAGAACTCGGCCACCGCCGTGGCGCAGCTCTACAAGG ACCGGGTGTGCCAGCAGCCAGGGCTTTCCCTCTGGGTCCCCTTCCAGAATGCCGCCACCGCCGTCACCAACCTCTACAAAG aAAGCGTGGATGCCCATCAACGAAGCTTCGATGTAGGAATTCAAATTGGCTATCAGCGTCGCAATAAGGATGTGTTAGCTTGGGTTAAAAAACGCAGAAGAACTATTCGTAGAGAAGATTTGATCAGCTTCCTATGTGGAAAAGTTCCTCCTCCACGAAACTCTAGAGCTCCCCCAAGACTGACTGTAGTATCCCCTAATCGAGCTACTTCAACAGAAACTAGCTCATCTGTAGAGACTGATTTGCAGCCCTTCCGTGAAGCCATAGCTCTGCATG TGGTTCTCACACTGGTCCAGAGGCTTTATTGGTTGTCATCTGCATTTGAGATACAAGTTAATATTTCCCAGTGGACCACTTCTActtccaaaatgaatttttttggggAACTTCATGAAAGATGA